From Mus musculus strain C57BL/6J chromosome 8, GRCm38.p6 C57BL/6J, a single genomic window includes:
- the 1700030J22Rik gene encoding uncharacterized protein C16orf46 homolog isoform b (isoform b is encoded by transcript variant 4) — MSLSQGSLEPRSLLEVGKLEAGAEAEVSTQKSWSSEKNWSGLSQGPGTASREQSNKLCIPTDVHGEKKSLQLKEFIWCMEEWPMPETVSSKAGRNPSGSPEQGLSTPDSLAAKALVVLPPLKSSPHNLDVLSKKSRNIFWQPEEKVLRVEKDDCMACADGLKGVDGKGEKRHFELASHVKVTNVLPFPPTAAQTHLLSAESQRCCLHWSLLPQKSTVFPPNPSDIHYLATLQVLGQQGKQSCRTRLKTKDTKPPRTTAKHIITEAKQQNRPHVLESKVFPKPLLPSLTVSRVVIPVSTHRVL, encoded by the coding sequence ATGAGTCTTTCCCAAGGGAGTCTGGAGCCCCGGTCCCTCTTGGAGGTTGGGAAACTGGAGGCGGGTGCTGAGGCCGAGGTGAGCACCCAGAAGAGCTGGAGCTCTGAGAAGAACTGGAGCGGCCTCTCCCAGGGCCCCGGCACTGCTTCCAGAGAGCAGTCTAACAAACTCTGCATTCCCACCGACGtgcatggagaaaaaaaaagcctgcaaCTCAAGGAGTTTATCTGGTGCATGGAGGAGTGGCCTATGCCCGAGACAGTTAGCAGCAAGGCCGGCAGGAACCCCAGCGGAAGCCCCGAGCAAGGGCTCTCCACCCCTGACTCCCTTGCAGCCAAGGCTCTTGTGGTTCTTCCCCCGCTGAAAAGCTCTCCCCACAACTTGGACGTCCTGAGTAAGAAAAGCAGGAATATTTTCTGGCAGCCGGAAGAAAAGGTGCTGAGGGTGGAAAAAGACGATTGTATGGCTTGTGCAGATGGACTGAAAGGAGTAGACGGGAAAGGTGAAAAGAGACACTTTGAGCTGGCCAGCCACGTGAAGGTCACCAACGTACTGCCTTTCCCACCCACTGCGGCCCAGACCCACCTGCTGTCAGCCGAGTCCCAAAGGTGCTGCCTGCACTGGTCCCTCCTGCCCCAGAAAAGCACTGTGTTCCCACCTAACCCCAGCGACATCCACTACCTTGCCACCCTGCAGGTTTTGGGGCAACAGGGAAAGCAAAGCTGCAGAACTAGGCTCAAAACCAAGGACACAAAACCTCCCAGGACCACTGCCAAGCATATTATCacagaggccaagcagcaaaACAGGCCCCACGTGCTAGAAAGCAAAGTCTTCCCTAAACCTCTCTTGCCATCCCTCACAGTGAGCAGAGTTGTCATCCCCGTCTCCACCCACAGAGTACTCTGA
- the 1700030J22Rik gene encoding uncharacterized protein C16orf46 homolog isoform a (isoform a is encoded by transcript variant 3), with translation MDVCEESETFLENTENQKIEATEETAPTLHCPDEKSERSHVCCLLGVSDLTLEEDGRASECAISTGWEEAVHGWGRTSPTACIWSKKKVKRGRAREGTNGGNDCLFCMSLSQGSLEPRSLLEVGKLEAGAEAEVSTQKSWSSEKNWSGLSQGPGTASREQSNKLCIPTDVHGEKKSLQLKEFIWCMEEWPMPETVSSKAGRNPSGSPEQGLSTPDSLAAKALVVLPPLKSSPHNLDVLSKKSRNIFWQPEEKVLRVEKDDCMACADGLKGVDGKGEKRHFELASHVKVTNVLPFPPTAAQTHLLSAESQRCCLHWSLLPQKSTVFPPNPSDIHYLATLQVLGQQGKQSCRTRLKTKDTKPPRTTAKHIITEAKQQNRPHVLESKVFPKPLLPSLTVSRVVIPVSTHRVL, from the exons atggatgtctgtgaggaAAGCGAGACTTttttagaaaatacagaaaatcagAAAATTGAAGCTACGGAAGAGACGGCACCAACTTTACATTGTCCGGACGAGAAAAGTGAAAGGAGTCATGTCTGCTGCCTTCTTGGTGTCAGCGACCTCACACTGGAAGAGGATGGGAGGGCCAGCGAGTGTGCCATCAGCACCGGGTGGGAGGAAGCT GTCCATGGCTGGGGAAGGACCTCACCAACTGCCTGCATCTGGtcaaagaagaaagtgaaaagGGGGAGGGCCAGAGAAGGCACCAATGGTGGCAACGACTGCTTGTTCTGTATGAGTCTTTCCCAAGGGAGTCTGGAGCCCCGGTCCCTCTTGGAGGTTGGGAAACTGGAGGCGGGTGCTGAGGCCGAGGTGAGCACCCAGAAGAGCTGGAGCTCTGAGAAGAACTGGAGCGGCCTCTCCCAGGGCCCCGGCACTGCTTCCAGAGAGCAGTCTAACAAACTCTGCATTCCCACCGACGtgcatggagaaaaaaaaagcctgcaaCTCAAGGAGTTTATCTGGTGCATGGAGGAGTGGCCTATGCCCGAGACAGTTAGCAGCAAGGCCGGCAGGAACCCCAGCGGAAGCCCCGAGCAAGGGCTCTCCACCCCTGACTCCCTTGCAGCCAAGGCTCTTGTGGTTCTTCCCCCGCTGAAAAGCTCTCCCCACAACTTGGACGTCCTGAGTAAGAAAAGCAGGAATATTTTCTGGCAGCCGGAAGAAAAGGTGCTGAGGGTGGAAAAAGACGATTGTATGGCTTGTGCAGATGGACTGAAAGGAGTAGACGGGAAAGGTGAAAAGAGACACTTTGAGCTGGCCAGCCACGTGAAGGTCACCAACGTACTGCCTTTCCCACCCACTGCGGCCCAGACCCACCTGCTGTCAGCCGAGTCCCAAAGGTGCTGCCTGCACTGGTCCCTCCTGCCCCAGAAAAGCACTGTGTTCCCACCTAACCCCAGCGACATCCACTACCTTGCCACCCTGCAGGTTTTGGGGCAACAGGGAAAGCAAAGCTGCAGAACTAGGCTCAAAACCAAGGACACAAAACCTCCCAGGACCACTGCCAAGCATATTATCacagaggccaagcagcaaaACAGGCCCCACGTGCTAGAAAGCAAAGTCTTCCCTAAACCTCTCTTGCCATCCCTCACAGTGAGCAGAGTTGTCATCCCCGTCTCCACCCACAGAGTACTCTGA